A portion of the Oculatellaceae cyanobacterium genome contains these proteins:
- a CDS encoding TIGR03985 family CRISPR-associated protein, whose protein sequence is MPNFLYPPTPQILQWLAASQLANRMQRAVRLWVILTQLYGTEPNWASELPKIFTYPQLRSHLFSPTHPQSDRKPVKQTIYRCYDNTCICHRTLTELIFTPETQQTISTWQTEIIQLTGLSATEIERQLQLSPFATVHRSIRDDLKQLVKMGWLQQVTTGSYRRLSTHNLPTPPTALTSPFVDHLSTAQLPLSQTWELLRVLESIAFVQPNLELVVRSLWEQITANTPTSPQLATAPAQRIFIHLDYILPPEIQDQVDTYQEQIEQLWHQPLGGIIQFNYWVAEKKQVTVTVYPVCLHYVRRAKYLSAYGVDPNGEIAWHNYRLDRIASQKLTILAWGDPQVPKELKQRWHTGQLPTPEEIQTELDAAWGFNFYLPKDTLIIRFPAEFARWYVDNTTRHPTFKRIEYKQIPKLIKKEITNPEIRQELLEIIKARSPKDYYYQAKIRVGDINVMMRLRDWRPKGEVIAPLSIRKKLLEEATQELNNYNNRQQT, encoded by the coding sequence TTGCCAAATTTCCTCTACCCACCCACTCCCCAAATATTGCAATGGTTAGCAGCAAGTCAACTTGCTAACCGTATGCAACGCGCTGTCAGATTGTGGGTAATACTAACTCAGTTATATGGTACTGAACCAAACTGGGCAAGTGAACTGCCTAAAATTTTTACATATCCACAATTACGATCGCACTTATTTTCCCCCACACATCCCCAAAGTGATCGCAAACCCGTTAAACAGACTATATATAGATGCTATGACAACACCTGCATTTGTCACCGCACCCTTACAGAGTTAATATTTACCCCAGAAACTCAACAAACAATCTCCACATGGCAGACTGAAATTATCCAACTTACCGGACTCAGCGCCACAGAAATAGAAAGACAATTACAATTATCTCCCTTTGCAACAGTTCATCGCTCAATTCGAGATGACCTCAAACAGCTAGTAAAAATGGGTTGGTTGCAACAAGTAACCACTGGTAGCTATCGCCGTCTTTCAACCCATAACTTACCTACTCCCCCAACAGCATTAACCTCACCATTTGTAGACCACCTCTCCACCGCGCAGCTACCCTTATCACAAACCTGGGAACTATTACGAGTATTAGAATCAATCGCTTTTGTACAACCTAACTTAGAATTAGTAGTGCGATCGCTATGGGAACAAATCACCGCTAATACTCCCACATCCCCACAACTGGCAACTGCACCCGCACAACGCATATTTATTCACTTAGATTACATTCTCCCCCCAGAAATTCAAGACCAAGTAGACACCTATCAAGAACAAATAGAACAACTTTGGCATCAACCTTTAGGTGGTATTATTCAGTTTAATTATTGGGTAGCAGAGAAAAAGCAAGTAACAGTCACCGTTTACCCAGTTTGCTTACATTATGTGCGACGCGCTAAATATTTAAGCGCCTACGGTGTTGATCCTAACGGTGAAATAGCATGGCATAATTATCGCTTAGATAGAATTGCATCTCAAAAATTAACGATTTTAGCTTGGGGAGATCCACAAGTTCCCAAAGAATTAAAACAACGTTGGCATACAGGTCAATTACCGACACCAGAAGAAATTCAAACAGAATTAGATGCAGCTTGGGGATTTAATTTCTATCTACCCAAAGATACATTAATTATCAGATTTCCCGCAGAATTTGCGCGATGGTATGTAGATAACACTACGCGACATCCCACATTTAAGCGAATTGAATATAAGCAAATACCAAAACTGATAAAAAAAGAAATAACTAATCCAGAAATACGACAAGAATTATTAGAGATAATCAAAGCGCGATCGCCAAAAGATTACTACTACCAAGCTAAGATCCGTGTAGGCGATATCAACGTGATGATGCGCTTGCGTGATTGGCGACCAAAAGGAGAAGTAATCGCGCCCTTATCTATCCGCAAAAAATTATTAGAAGAAGCCACACAAGAATTAAATAATTATAACAACCGACAACAAACTTAG